Genomic segment of Umezawaea sp. Da 62-37:
CCTCGCACCGGCGGCGTCGACGACGAGCACATCCGGACCCTGGCCGAACCCGGTCTCGACCTGCCGCCGATCGTCGTCCAGCGGGGCACGAACCGGGTGGTCGACGGCGTGCACCGGGTGCGCGCCGCCCAGGTGCGCGGCGAGCCGGAGATCCGAGCGTGCTTCTTCGACGGCGACGACGAGAGCGCCTTCATGCTGGCGGTCCGGCTCAACGTGAGGCACGGACTGCCGTTGTCATTGGCCGACCGGAAAGTCGCCGCGGCGCGCATCCTGCGCGTGCACACGGCGTGGTCGAACCGGGCCATCGCGTCGGTCTCCGGGTTGTCGCACAAGACCATCGCCGCGTTGCGTCTGAAGGACGACTGGCCCGAAGGACAGGCCAGGGTGGGCCGCGACGGACGCACTCGGCCTCTGAGCGCGGCTTCCGGCCGCGAGTGCGCGAAGAAGATCCTGGAGCGGGACCCGACCTCCTCGTTGCGTGATGTGAGCGCTATCGCCGGCGTGTCCCCTGGCACCGTGCGGGATGTGCGGGACCGGTTGCTGCGCCAGGACCGGCCGGTGATCCCGAGTCCGCGCCGCAAGGTCGAACGGCGCCGCGAGAACCCCGTCGACGCGGAGGCGGTGCTCCGCGTGCTCCGCGCCGACCCTTCGTTGCGGCTCACCCAGTCCGGTCGGCAGCTGTTGAGCATCCTCGCGGTGGCCTCGATGGGCTCGGGGGAGTACGAGCGCCTCGTCGTCGACCTGCCCGCCCACTGCGTGAGTTCCGTGGCCAAGCTCGCGGAGGCGAGCGTGCGCGCTTGGCAGGAATTGTCGACTCGTCTCGAGGGGCGCCGGTCGACCACTCCCGTCCTGCCCGACTGCTTTTCCGGCACCGATCGCCGAGCGGGCGAGGGCCGTGTCGGAACCGCAGCCGTGAAGGAGGCCGCTTGCGGCTGAGGCCGTGGCGGTGATGTCCCCGGTCGACGCCAGGGGTGTGCCGTACTGCGATTCGCGCTCCACCTCCCTAGTGGGATGAAGGATGCTTGACAGTGCGAAATGAATTCAATTAACGTCACGAGTGAGTTCCTGATGAATCCGCAATCAATTGTTGCGGAACGCAGCCGTCGCCACTCTGGCGATGGGTGATCTATTCGTATGGACGCCACGGAGGAACAATCATGTCTTTTTCCCGGCCTGCTGGCCTGGTCGACTCGGAACTGGCGGATTTCGTGCCTACCTCGGAGGTCGGGGGGGATGGTGTGACGCAGGAGTTCGCGCCTCGCTCCTTCGTGCCGGACGATTGGCGTTCTGTCCGCGCGCAATTCTTACTGGACCCCGACCTCGCACACCTGTCGAACTTCTACTTTGCCTCGAATCCGGCCCCCGTCCGCGAGGCCATCGCGCGGTACCGCGACGCGTTCGACGTGAATCCGTACAACTTCCTCGACGACAACATGTTCGCGCGGGACGAGGACATGCTGTGGCGTGGCGCGTGCGCCGCCGCCGCCCGGTACGTCGGCGGGCGGCCCGAGGAGATCGCCCTCACCAGCAGCACCACGATGGGGTTGGCGCTGATCTACAACGGAGTGACCCTGGAACGGGGGCAGGAGGTGCTGACGACCACGCACGAGTTCTACCCGCACTACGAGGCGATGCGCCTGGCCTGCGAGAAGCACGGCGCAAGCATGCGCGAGATCCCGCTCTACGAGTCGGCGCGGGACTTCTCCGCGGACGAGATGATCGCGCGGATCCGAGCGGCCGTGCGCCCCAACACCCGCGTCTTCTCCGTGGCCTGGGTCCACTCGGGCACGGGCGTGCGGGTGCCGATCGCGCAGATCGCGGCCGCGCTCGCGGAGGTGAACCGTGATCGTGAGGAGGCCGACCGGGTCCTGTTCGTGGTGGACGGCGTCCACGGCTTCGGCGTGGTGGATGAGGACGTCGCGTCGACGGGCTGCGACTTCTTCTCGGCGGGCACGCACAAGTGGATCCTCGGGCCGCGCGGGACCGGGATCCTGTGGGCCAAACCGGAGGCCTGGGCGCTGTTGCGGCCCACGATCCCGAGCCTGATGGTCCGTGAGCCCGCCGACGCCTGGCGGCAGCACCGCGCACCCGAGGGCCCGACCGCGGGTCCTTGGATGAGCCCCGGAGGCTTCTTCTCCTACGAGCACCAATGGGCCGTCACCGAGGCGTTCGAGTTCATCCAGCGGATCGGGCGCAAGCGCGTCCAGGACCGGATCGCCGAGATGAACAGCCTCATCAAGGAAGGCTTGGACGAGATGGAGCACGTCACGCTCCACACGCCGCTCGACCCCGAGCTGACCGCGGGCATCGTCTGCTTCGACGTCCGAGGCCACCGGCCGATGGAGGTGGTGAAGATCTTCCGCGACAACGGGGTCGTCGCCAGCGCCACGCCGTACGCGGTCTCGCACGTGCGCTTGTCGGCCGGGATCGTCAACTTCCCCGAGGACGTCGACCGCGCGCTGCGGGTCGTCCGATCCCTGGGTTGATCGAACTACCCGCCATACGCGCGGGAACGGACGCCGCACGCGGACGAGCCGGGTCATCGCCCATGCCCTGAATTCTGCCACCGATTTTCCCGCACAATCGCTCGCTGGCGGAATCCCGGTTCCCCGCCTTGACGGTGTGACCGCACTCGTGAACTATTGGGACATGGCCGAAGAATCCCAGTCGGCTAATTGTTTCCCCGCCGCGTGGATGTGAATCCGCGGCGAAGTCGAATGAATGCATTGATGACCGAAGCCGATCGGGCTGTCCACCTCGATATCGACCGTTGAACGGACCTGGAGCTCAGGATGAACCAAGGAGGCGATCAAGTGGACACGACCGCGGACGTGGCGATCGTCGGCGCTGGGCCTGCCGGCCTGTACGCCGCCTATTGCGCGGGCTTCCGCGGGCTCACCAGCGCCGTGGTCGACGCGCTGCCCGAGCCGGGCGGTCAGATCACGGCCCTGTACCCGGAACGCAGGATCCACGACATCGCGGGCCACGTGGCCGTCCGCGGTCGGGAGCTGGTCGAGAACCTGCTCGCCCAGGTCGCACCGTTCGACCCGCGCTTCCTCCTTGGCCGCACGGCCGCCACCCTGACCACCGGTGGCGATTCGGGCTGGATCGTCGGGCTCGAAGGCGGCGGGCGGGTGCACGCCGGAGCGGTCGTGATCGCGGCCGGTCTCGGACGCGCGGTGCCGCGCACGCTGCCCGTCCTGCGGCCCTACGAGAGGCGCGGCGTGGCCTACCACGTGCCGCGGCTGGAGGAGCACCGCGACCGGGACGTAGTGGTCGTCGGTGGCGGCGACAGCGCGGTCGACTGGGCCATCGCCCTGTCGCCGATCGCCCGCTCCGTCGCCGTCGTGCACCGGCGCTCGGCGTTCCGCGCCCACCAGCACAGCGTCACGCAGATGTACGCGGCCAACATCCGGGTCCTCACCGATGCCAGGGTGAGCGCCTGCCACGGCGCTGGGCGGCTGGAGGAGTTGCGCGTCCAGACCGGTGCCGGAGAACTGCGCCTGCCCGCGCAGACGGTCGTCGCGGCGCTGGGGTTCATCACGAACCTCGGACCGATCGGCGACTGGGGCCTGGAGGTGCGCAACAGCCAGGTCGTCGTCGACCGGACCATGCGGACGAACCTGCCGCGCGTTTACGCGATCAGCGACATCTGCACCTACGAGGGTCGTGTCCCGCTCATCGCGGTCGGCTTCGGCGACGCGGCGACCGCGGCCAACCACGTCGCCGCCGAACTGCGCCCCGGCCTCAGGCTGGCGCCGGAGCACTCCACCGACCACGACGCCACCCCGACGCGGTGAAGGTCGAGAAGCTGACCATCCTCCCGACGGGGGTGGAGGTCCTGCTGCCGTCGGGTTCCCCCCTCACCGAGGTCGAGTATGAGACCAGACAGCGCCTCATCCCGTTCGGCTGCCGCTCCGGCGCCTGTGGCGCCTGCGTCATCGAGGTGCTGGAGGGCTTGGAGTCCCTCGGCGATCCAGACCACGACGAGGTCGACTTCCTGGAAGACCTCGGCAGGACCGGCGGCGACTACCGCCTTGCCTGCCAGTGCAGGTTGCGGGGCGACGCGACCATCCGCCCCGCGGCCGAGGACTGACCCGCTCGCACGAACGTCCGAGCGAACACGAGAAAGGTGACACCACCGTGAACCGAGTGACCAACGTCGGCTATGGCGACCGCACCCCCTACCTCACCGCCACCACCTCGGCGGAACTGCGCGCGGAGATGGACCAGCTGCTCGACCAGCAGGTCGTCGAGTGGTACGCCAACGTCCCGGCGGCCGCCCACCTCGAAGGCAAGAAAGTCGACTCGGCCTACTACAAGCGCAACCTGGTCGAGACCGCGTGGCGCATCCGGCTGCTGCGCGTCGCCGAGGCCAAGGCGCTCGTCGAGATCGCCAAGCAGAGCCCGTTGGCGGCGCAGGTGTGGGCCAACTACGAGCAGGAGGAGATGCTGCACGACGAGCTGTTCATCGACGACCTGGCCAAGGTGGGTGTGACGCGCGAGCAGTTTATGGCCACCGAGCCCTACCTGTCGACCAAGCTCCTCGCGGGCTACTTCTCCTACCTGCTCGACCACGAGGGCCCGCTCGGCGTGGTGGCCTACTCCTACCTGGTCGAGTACGTGAACGTGAAGCTGGAGCCCAAGAAGCTCGACGCGCTCATGGCCTCGGTCGGCGAGGGCAACATCGGCGGCCAGATTAGCCACTCGCACACCGACATCAACGACGACCACCCCGGTGAGGTGTGGGCAGCCGTGCGGCACC
This window contains:
- a CDS encoding ParB N-terminal domain-containing protein translates to MVASGKLRKRAPVERSTIGPIVNAQLRKPQFEGERVAGSRAIRTFGTDSPNGDEVWTFGDDVNARVERIPISVLVLSGTPRTGGVDDEHIRTLAEPGLDLPPIVVQRGTNRVVDGVHRVRAAQVRGEPEIRACFFDGDDESAFMLAVRLNVRHGLPLSLADRKVAAARILRVHTAWSNRAIASVSGLSHKTIAALRLKDDWPEGQARVGRDGRTRPLSAASGRECAKKILERDPTSSLRDVSAIAGVSPGTVRDVRDRLLRQDRPVIPSPRRKVERRRENPVDAEAVLRVLRADPSLRLTQSGRQLLSILAVASMGSGEYERLVVDLPAHCVSSVAKLAEASVRAWQELSTRLEGRRSTTPVLPDCFSGTDRRAGEGRVGTAAVKEAACG
- a CDS encoding aminotransferase class V-fold PLP-dependent enzyme, whose protein sequence is MTQEFAPRSFVPDDWRSVRAQFLLDPDLAHLSNFYFASNPAPVREAIARYRDAFDVNPYNFLDDNMFARDEDMLWRGACAAAARYVGGRPEEIALTSSTTMGLALIYNGVTLERGQEVLTTTHEFYPHYEAMRLACEKHGASMREIPLYESARDFSADEMIARIRAAVRPNTRVFSVAWVHSGTGVRVPIAQIAAALAEVNRDREEADRVLFVVDGVHGFGVVDEDVASTGCDFFSAGTHKWILGPRGTGILWAKPEAWALLRPTIPSLMVREPADAWRQHRAPEGPTAGPWMSPGGFFSYEHQWAVTEAFEFIQRIGRKRVQDRIAEMNSLIKEGLDEMEHVTLHTPLDPELTAGIVCFDVRGHRPMEVVKIFRDNGVVASATPYAVSHVRLSAGIVNFPEDVDRALRVVRSLG
- a CDS encoding NAD(P)/FAD-dependent oxidoreductase — its product is MDTTADVAIVGAGPAGLYAAYCAGFRGLTSAVVDALPEPGGQITALYPERRIHDIAGHVAVRGRELVENLLAQVAPFDPRFLLGRTAATLTTGGDSGWIVGLEGGGRVHAGAVVIAAGLGRAVPRTLPVLRPYERRGVAYHVPRLEEHRDRDVVVVGGGDSAVDWAIALSPIARSVAVVHRRSAFRAHQHSVTQMYAANIRVLTDARVSACHGAGRLEELRVQTGAGELRLPAQTVVAALGFITNLGPIGDWGLEVRNSQVVVDRTMRTNLPRVYAISDICTYEGRVPLIAVGFGDAATAANHVAAELRPGLRLAPEHSTDHDATPTR
- a CDS encoding 2Fe-2S iron-sulfur cluster-binding protein — translated: MKVEKLTILPTGVEVLLPSGSPLTEVEYETRQRLIPFGCRSGACGACVIEVLEGLESLGDPDHDEVDFLEDLGRTGGDYRLACQCRLRGDATIRPAAED